A single genomic interval of Saccharothrix saharensis harbors:
- a CDS encoding pentapeptide repeat-containing protein, which produces MDIIGEDYSDAVVRGQRWEGRSFVRCDFTEADLRDLVTSGCTFTECAFDRTDLGGSAHNATAFRSCRFTGAVLNSTEFTSCSWLGSTFADCALRPITLTETDLTLVGLAGAVLRKASLRGLRLREATLSDADLRDVDLRDADLTGARLLGCRLEGADLRGARLDADGLVQATLRGARVDPDTAVAFAAAHGLRVG; this is translated from the coding sequence GTGGACATCATCGGCGAGGACTACTCCGACGCGGTCGTGCGCGGGCAGCGGTGGGAGGGCAGGTCGTTCGTCCGGTGCGACTTCACCGAGGCCGACCTGCGCGACCTGGTGACGTCGGGCTGCACGTTCACCGAGTGCGCGTTCGACCGCACCGACCTGGGCGGGTCCGCGCACAACGCCACCGCCTTCCGCTCCTGCCGGTTCACCGGGGCCGTGCTGAACTCGACGGAGTTCACCTCGTGCTCGTGGCTCGGGTCGACGTTCGCGGACTGCGCGCTGCGACCGATCACGCTGACCGAGACCGATCTCACCCTGGTCGGGCTGGCCGGCGCCGTGCTGCGGAAGGCGTCGCTGCGCGGGCTGCGGCTGCGCGAGGCGACCCTCTCCGACGCCGACCTGCGCGACGTGGACCTGCGTGACGCCGACCTGACCGGCGCGCGGCTGCTCGGGTGCCGGTTGGAGGGCGCGGACCTGCGCGGCGCGCGCCTGGACGCCGACGGGCTCGTCCAGGCCACCCTGCGCGGGGCACGGGTGGACCCGGACACGGCCGTCGCCTTCGCCGCGGCGCACGGGCTGCGCGTCGGCTAG
- a CDS encoding TNT domain-containing protein, which yields MSELKPLNPTEQDALVKQIGLTLMRAAPEEWRHVTAEYRATGRYFELAAEVRTADGALRAWSPPQEVAGLFSRLRAGMYRDGRGSWSNARYQLDHPSSYNLDFDRAEPSWTTPPPPQAYLDEMRFFPRTDDNVPDWLRRRLQQAPPPPPADPPQPSRAFRTARVFDGAGPGGRPSVNRPPVAEADHDLLLSYLDRAPVAVIGRGFDADVLNPDAPAVVPVGFQTDGQWIWPAAVGYYLRAYGVPPEPELVERAKALDFVLPEVTEEARVAAAANLGAPAAPQGTGLPVAEPPPAPVEPPAEVGATVAAPLPELPADEPRPAEEPGAPADVEETANLTELKPDVIEYAQEGPPYRVRFEEDGPVIDERYRRESYVDGMDLFAPAAYERELNDTQTWNPFTDEESEPERAQETADVGPVGAARQPHQHDEHPHAEHDQHGEHEQPVEPEPEPEPEPEPQPAAEQAREVESRHAAGTADEAEVTAEFEVDQARLFTPERDDEPFDAHEDARFGDHDERAFTGSDEPLFAEQDRADEPDSRFDDHGEHAEHRDHTDHAEHQRSAHDRPEHHDQDHDQDHGHPDGDHRDEPAEPQQFVEQVPPPFADQATQFAEAVQPFDDVSPAAPPPPPLAPPPPVQPPQPVEPRQVTPDEERELGALRRALDELDVPPVAYRFGEPADRTWLLRTEGPDWEVSWFDHGPTNPIRFDRLEDAAAYLVGKLVLTNRRVPRPAPMPPPPPPQRPRPPMNNGFREEPPRRPAPPQRPPVEPPAPVAAQPQPQPSGVTTSTQEPKPQRSWPISPMNGEPPLTLFRHKKMVELPAGMEVDRFGEGEGNLVYAAGTPFAQRSLVPSWINRPYHVYRLRRPVEVLTGVAVPWFEQPGGGTAYLMPKTIDDMIADGVLVEVAGQEPPGH from the coding sequence GTGTCCGAGCTGAAGCCGCTGAACCCGACCGAGCAGGATGCGCTGGTCAAGCAGATCGGCCTGACGCTGATGCGGGCCGCGCCGGAGGAGTGGCGGCACGTGACCGCGGAGTACCGCGCGACCGGCCGGTACTTCGAGCTGGCCGCCGAGGTGCGCACCGCGGATGGCGCCCTGCGCGCCTGGTCGCCGCCCCAGGAGGTGGCCGGTCTGTTCTCGCGGCTGCGCGCGGGCATGTACCGGGACGGTCGGGGCAGCTGGTCCAACGCCCGCTACCAGCTCGACCACCCGTCCAGCTACAACCTGGACTTCGACCGCGCCGAGCCGTCCTGGACCACGCCACCGCCGCCGCAGGCGTACCTGGACGAGATGCGGTTCTTCCCGCGCACGGACGACAACGTGCCGGACTGGCTGCGCCGCCGCCTCCAGCAGGCACCGCCGCCCCCGCCGGCCGACCCGCCGCAGCCGTCGCGCGCGTTCCGCACGGCCCGCGTGTTCGACGGCGCGGGCCCCGGCGGTCGGCCGTCGGTGAACCGGCCGCCGGTCGCCGAGGCCGACCACGACCTGCTGCTGAGCTACCTGGACCGGGCGCCGGTCGCGGTGATCGGGCGCGGGTTCGACGCGGACGTGCTCAACCCGGACGCGCCGGCCGTGGTGCCGGTCGGGTTCCAGACGGACGGGCAGTGGATCTGGCCCGCCGCCGTCGGCTACTACCTGCGCGCCTACGGCGTGCCGCCGGAGCCCGAGCTGGTGGAGCGGGCCAAGGCGCTGGACTTCGTGCTGCCCGAGGTGACCGAGGAGGCGCGGGTCGCCGCCGCGGCGAACCTGGGTGCCCCCGCCGCGCCGCAGGGCACCGGGCTGCCGGTCGCCGAACCGCCGCCCGCGCCGGTCGAGCCGCCCGCCGAGGTGGGCGCGACCGTGGCCGCGCCGCTGCCCGAGCTGCCGGCCGACGAGCCGCGGCCGGCCGAGGAGCCGGGCGCGCCGGCGGACGTCGAGGAGACCGCGAACCTCACCGAGCTGAAGCCGGACGTCATCGAGTACGCGCAGGAAGGCCCGCCGTACCGGGTGCGGTTCGAGGAGGACGGGCCGGTCATCGACGAGCGGTACCGCCGCGAGTCCTACGTGGACGGGATGGACCTGTTCGCGCCGGCGGCGTACGAGCGCGAGCTGAACGACACCCAGACCTGGAACCCGTTCACCGACGAGGAGTCGGAGCCCGAGCGCGCGCAGGAGACGGCCGATGTCGGGCCGGTCGGCGCAGCGCGGCAGCCGCACCAGCACGACGAGCACCCGCACGCGGAACACGACCAGCACGGGGAGCACGAGCAGCCTGTCGAGCCCGAACCCGAGCCCGAACCCGAGCCCGAACCGCAGCCCGCCGCCGAGCAGGCCCGCGAGGTCGAGTCGCGGCACGCCGCCGGCACCGCCGACGAAGCCGAGGTCACCGCGGAGTTCGAGGTCGACCAGGCCAGGCTCTTCACGCCGGAGCGCGACGACGAGCCGTTCGACGCCCACGAGGACGCGCGGTTCGGCGACCACGACGAGCGGGCGTTCACCGGGTCGGACGAGCCGTTGTTCGCCGAGCAGGACCGCGCCGACGAGCCGGACTCCCGCTTCGACGACCACGGCGAGCACGCCGAGCACCGCGACCACACCGACCACGCCGAGCACCAGCGGTCCGCGCACGACCGCCCCGAGCACCACGACCAGGACCACGACCAGGACCACGGCCACCCCGACGGCGACCACCGCGACGAGCCCGCCGAGCCGCAGCAGTTCGTGGAGCAGGTACCGCCGCCGTTCGCGGACCAGGCCACCCAGTTCGCCGAGGCCGTGCAGCCGTTCGACGACGTGAGCCCGGCCGCGCCGCCCCCACCGCCCCTGGCGCCGCCCCCGCCGGTCCAGCCGCCGCAGCCGGTCGAGCCCCGCCAGGTCACGCCGGACGAGGAGCGCGAGCTGGGCGCCCTCCGCCGCGCGCTGGACGAGCTCGACGTCCCGCCCGTCGCCTACCGGTTCGGCGAGCCCGCCGACCGCACCTGGCTGCTGCGCACCGAGGGCCCGGACTGGGAGGTGTCGTGGTTCGACCACGGCCCGACCAACCCGATCCGCTTCGACCGGCTGGAGGACGCCGCCGCGTACCTGGTCGGCAAGCTGGTGCTGACCAACCGGCGCGTACCGCGCCCGGCCCCGATGCCGCCGCCACCGCCGCCGCAGCGTCCCCGCCCGCCGATGAACAACGGCTTCCGCGAGGAGCCGCCGCGCCGCCCCGCGCCGCCGCAGCGCCCGCCGGTCGAACCGCCGGCCCCCGTCGCCGCGCAACCCCAGCCGCAGCCCTCGGGCGTCACGACGTCCACCCAGGAGCCCAAGCCGCAGCGGTCGTGGCCGATCAGCCCGATGAACGGCGAGCCGCCGCTCACCCTGTTCCGGCACAAGAAGATGGTCGAGCTGCCCGCCGGCATGGAGGTGGACCGCTTCGGCGAGGGCGAGGGCAACCTCGTCTACGCGGCGGGCACCCCGTTCGCGCAGCGCTCGCTGGTGCCGTCGTGGATCAACCGCCCGTACCACGTGTACCGGCTGCGCCGACCCGTCGAGGTGCTGACCGGGGTGGCCGTGCCGTGGTTCGAGCAGCCGGGCGGCGGCACCGCGTACCTGATGCCGAAGACGATCGACGACATGATCGCCGACGGCGTGCTGGTCGAGGTCGCGGGCCAGGAGCCCCCGGGCCACTAG
- a CDS encoding glycohydrolase toxin TNT-related protein (This protein contains a domain related to Tuberculosis Necrotizing Toxin, which is the C-terminal effector domain of outer membrane channel protein CpnT, and which has a lethal NAD+-glycohydrolase activity.) encodes MGIEIPSEVTWLFPIVVGQSWPEGDETALRRMADAYRTAAQGVKSVIDEGNGAASTVCASQTGEAVKAFEEYWKKFAAGDDSYLPKLQKICEQLAESCDNTALEVEYTKLSIIASLIALAIEIAALIAAAFGTFGATTAGIPIAQQATRLIVQFTFRQLIIAILREVAISVGIDAAIQAVQVARGDRESWDWGKTTEAAVSGAVSGLVGGVSGGLKFEGGGLAGQVAVGATRGAVEGAVSTVGTAAVMGQDISARDVLMGASAGAVSGGIGGAKDGISVDPPRVDPAGTPGAPPTLGPTPGGVPGAASPAGPPVSRDGLNRPPAGTTAASSVAAPPAPGPRVGAPPSVGGDSSPGGSPAPSTFGGTPGGTPGVTPGGRSGASVPTSPGGGGTGPSIGSRLGTAPSGPAPSGPAPTGAVPAGAPAPGGSAARVPAAGPAFTPGPAGAAPTGLGATPGSAPQGGGSAAPGVRPGGMSPVMPGGAAAGGAVPGGSAFSGATPGGPTPGGSPLGSTPGGAVPGGSTPGGAVPGGPTPGGAVPGGSTPGGAVPGGHLPGGATPGGALPGGALPGGAVPGGAVPGGATTGGPVPGGTTAGGPVPGGAPVGGATPGGPVAGGVIAGGVPLGGAVPGGAATGGSTPGGSVPGGSVPGGATPGGPTPGSPPAGPAPAGPASAGAVPGSAPGSAPGSAPAGGPVPGAGAGMAGAGAPMGGAAGGSGGGRGPAGPIAGGFAPEPSASPSSSPSRDQGTRGHDAVTASSLTGMPVESLPATGPVTMPEQRGPATTAPPAQVPSPQPGGFGPQPGGFGPQPGGPAPAGPPPASPARPEASAPTRAPEPAARPAASPATAPIRTDGPAPAARGGDGPTPSADVPRTDSTPTDSTPTDSTPTDSTPTDSTPADATPTDSTPTDATPATDGSDGPTTTETPTDLVGEAGDEHSPASSHEWPADTTPDTGTTPDTGTTPDTGTTPDTGTTPDTGTTADADPFPHKNVWNQPAGVVPGFSHDGDYVSVHESTGPTDQSVGTYDQRAAALIEPTYQPYGPYGDYQSFRDAHSKPDGSIDWPPNQGADGPRVVVELPAGTVLDRFGSPNGDFLSPLRPDGQAYGFGERAIMPDSLGKGYHVYVLDAPLTVELAPVAPAFDQNGGARQLQPVLDAALADPNTGKMSVQRLIDLGVLHEVDVPPADGRVLPPDFGTFDGDGNVRTPDPVTVAEAQNGAFDDHTPADPPATLTPNPDLGPVAHQGPIPIGEVSQRVDQAIRNSQVTDSGVALHTEDRLRDLSSRIPANADHVVLDIHTDGDGVRIGGTHYTRAELVELITHHPDLADRTIMFVGCDAGAGGENSLAAHVARETGQRVIAPDNLAWSDRDGNVYSSSPAESGGPKLPPDGGWHAFEPDGTHAPVGENGMPPGHEPRGDFATDGQEHRGRLDIEPQVQQPWTAPETTHEQHVRLRDDQSFFHSGQDLPRDTRITVRGEDGQVRTVVHVDADGKVHVDAIAPNTRLGDNPEVRHPAPNAHYRVELGHRHDVFVANADGTRQTTQDTIKIGDRVVTVDRAVIIEPVPEPADGRQVIDRDHPLAPRPDQAFTARTDLPPNTRMEVHDTDGTYRGTVQTDADGKPRWVAAPDYLSTDVRNPEVQHTSQGTNYNIDRGPLHQEFTTDASGHPQHAVERVEPTTTRQEPVAGLKQGEPFSRPGQVHDPSTEYLVTDEHGQRRGRFLTDESGHVVFEDTHSGQRSRVNAEIAQAPVTARVTSDGFYGLGKAQNPTQTWPTPANGEVELAMQRTKTDDGYVYSVRVVSGDTSGWTPEQHAAVARPFGNADPFAARADLPPDTRFVLDDHKKQGYGTVQTGPDGAASHVHTFRPFSPDLNNPLPNAVLVADNDAWRGRTNGDGETVATTGRPDLRSGGAIRRDGSAQLEVGNHGEVDSDGRKLSDGGHHQGNETGGPGEAANQSSQQRDQNQGNERPAFVTAETWHRMERDRARFMKSGGTVEMIDTFALRDPLQRHPHTYQTRWRVTLADGTTGIYVRSYPNEHNAALWPADF; translated from the coding sequence GTGGGCATCGAGATCCCGAGCGAGGTCACCTGGCTCTTCCCGATCGTGGTCGGGCAGAGCTGGCCGGAGGGTGACGAGACGGCGTTGCGGCGGATGGCCGACGCCTACCGCACGGCCGCGCAGGGCGTGAAGTCGGTCATCGACGAGGGCAACGGCGCGGCGTCCACCGTGTGCGCGAGCCAGACCGGCGAGGCCGTCAAGGCGTTCGAGGAGTACTGGAAGAAGTTCGCCGCCGGTGACGACTCCTACCTGCCGAAGCTGCAGAAGATCTGCGAGCAGTTGGCGGAGAGCTGCGACAACACCGCGCTGGAGGTGGAGTACACCAAGCTGTCGATCATCGCGTCGCTGATCGCGCTGGCGATCGAGATCGCCGCGCTGATCGCCGCGGCGTTCGGCACGTTCGGCGCGACGACGGCGGGCATCCCGATCGCGCAGCAGGCGACCCGGTTGATCGTGCAGTTCACCTTCCGGCAGTTGATCATCGCGATCCTCAGGGAGGTCGCGATCTCGGTCGGCATCGACGCGGCCATCCAGGCGGTGCAGGTGGCGCGCGGCGACCGCGAGTCGTGGGACTGGGGCAAGACGACCGAGGCGGCGGTCTCGGGTGCGGTGTCGGGCCTGGTCGGCGGCGTGTCGGGTGGGCTGAAGTTCGAGGGCGGCGGGCTGGCGGGGCAGGTGGCCGTCGGCGCGACGCGGGGTGCGGTCGAGGGCGCGGTGTCCACGGTGGGCACGGCGGCCGTGATGGGGCAGGACATCTCGGCGCGGGACGTGCTGATGGGCGCGTCGGCCGGCGCGGTGTCCGGCGGGATCGGCGGCGCGAAGGACGGCATCTCCGTCGACCCGCCGCGCGTGGATCCGGCGGGGACGCCCGGTGCGCCGCCCACCCTCGGGCCGACGCCGGGCGGCGTTCCCGGTGCTGCTTCGCCCGCCGGCCCGCCGGTGAGCCGTGACGGCCTGAACCGGCCTCCGGCGGGGACGACGGCGGCTTCGTCGGTGGCCGCGCCTCCCGCTCCGGGGCCGAGGGTGGGCGCGCCGCCTTCGGTCGGCGGGGATTCGTCGCCCGGTGGCTCGCCGGCACCTTCCACGTTCGGTGGGACGCCCGGTGGGACGCCCGGTGTGACGCCTGGTGGGCGCAGCGGTGCTTCGGTGCCGACGTCACCGGGGGGCGGTGGGACCGGGCCGTCCATCGGCAGCCGGTTGGGCACGGCTCCGAGTGGTCCCGCACCCAGCGGTCCGGCACCGACCGGCGCGGTTCCCGCTGGGGCTCCGGCTCCGGGCGGTTCCGCCGCGCGGGTGCCGGCCGCCGGTCCGGCGTTCACGCCCGGTCCGGCTGGTGCCGCGCCGACCGGCTTGGGTGCTACGCCTGGTTCGGCTCCTCAGGGCGGCGGCTCGGCCGCTCCGGGCGTCCGGCCGGGTGGCATGTCCCCGGTGATGCCCGGTGGTGCCGCCGCGGGTGGGGCTGTGCCGGGGGGTTCCGCGTTCAGCGGGGCCACTCCGGGCGGGCCGACGCCGGGTGGCTCGCCTCTCGGTTCGACGCCCGGTGGTGCGGTTCCGGGCGGTTCGACGCCTGGTGGTGCAGTGCCTGGTGGGCCGACGCCCGGTGGCGCGGTGCCCGGCGGATCGACGCCTGGTGGTGCGGTTCCCGGCGGGCACCTGCCCGGGGGAGCTACTCCGGGTGGAGCGCTGCCGGGTGGAGCGCTGCCGGGTGGAGCTGTGCCGGGTGGAGCTGTGCCCGGTGGGGCGACGACTGGCGGGCCGGTTCCTGGTGGGACGACTGCCGGTGGGCCCGTCCCGGGTGGTGCGCCGGTTGGTGGGGCGACGCCTGGTGGGCCGGTTGCCGGTGGTGTGATCGCTGGTGGGGTGCCGCTCGGTGGAGCTGTACCCGGTGGGGCCGCGACGGGTGGCTCGACGCCGGGTGGTTCGGTGCCGGGTGGTTCGGTGCCGGGCGGTGCCACGCCCGGTGGGCCGACGCCCGGTTCTCCTCCGGCCGGTCCCGCGCCGGCCGGTCCGGCTTCTGCTGGTGCTGTGCCCGGTTCCGCACCTGGTTCTGCGCCTGGCTCCGCGCCGGCGGGTGGTCCGGTGCCTGGTGCTGGGGCCGGGATGGCCGGGGCCGGGGCTCCGATGGGCGGTGCGGCTGGTGGGTCGGGCGGTGGGCGGGGGCCTGCCGGCCCGATCGCCGGTGGGTTCGCGCCCGAGCCCTCTGCTTCGCCCTCTTCGTCGCCCAGCCGGGATCAGGGCACGCGTGGGCACGATGCCGTGACCGCCAGTTCGCTGACCGGGATGCCGGTCGAGTCGTTGCCCGCCACCGGTCCCGTGACGATGCCCGAACAGCGTGGTCCCGCGACCACCGCGCCGCCGGCGCAGGTGCCGTCGCCGCAGCCCGGTGGGTTCGGGCCGCAGCCGGGAGGGTTCGGGCCGCAGCCCGGAGGCCCCGCGCCCGCCGGTCCCCCACCCGCCTCGCCGGCACGGCCGGAGGCTTCGGCACCGACGCGTGCGCCGGAACCCGCGGCACGTCCGGCCGCGTCACCGGCCACGGCGCCGATCCGCACCGACGGACCCGCGCCGGCCGCTCGCGGTGGGGACGGGCCGACGCCGTCCGCCGACGTGCCCAGGACAGACAGCACGCCCACCGACAGCACGCCCACCGACAGCACGCCCACCGACAGCACGCCCACCGACAGCACGCCGGCCGATGCGACGCCGACCGACAGCACGCCGACCGATGCGACGCCGGCGACGGACGGCTCCGACGGCCCCACGACCACCGAGACGCCGACCGACCTCGTCGGTGAGGCCGGTGACGAGCACTCGCCCGCCTCCAGCCACGAATGGCCGGCCGACACCACCCCCGACACCGGCACCACCCCCGACACCGGCACCACCCCCGACACCGGCACCACCCCCGACACCGGCACCACCCCCGACACCGGCACCACGGCCGACGCGGACCCGTTCCCCCACAAGAACGTCTGGAACCAGCCCGCGGGCGTGGTGCCCGGCTTCTCGCACGACGGCGACTACGTCTCCGTGCACGAGAGCACCGGCCCCACCGACCAGTCCGTCGGCACGTACGACCAGCGCGCCGCCGCCCTGATCGAGCCGACCTACCAGCCCTACGGCCCGTACGGCGACTACCAGTCGTTCCGCGACGCCCACTCCAAGCCCGACGGCAGCATCGACTGGCCGCCGAACCAGGGCGCGGACGGTCCGCGGGTCGTGGTGGAGCTCCCGGCGGGCACCGTGCTGGACCGGTTCGGCAGCCCCAACGGCGACTTCCTGTCCCCGTTGCGCCCGGACGGCCAGGCGTACGGGTTCGGCGAGCGCGCGATCATGCCGGACAGCCTCGGCAAGGGCTACCACGTCTACGTCCTGGACGCCCCGCTCACCGTCGAGCTTGCCCCGGTCGCCCCCGCGTTCGACCAGAACGGCGGCGCGCGGCAGCTCCAGCCGGTCCTCGACGCGGCCCTCGCGGACCCCAACACGGGCAAGATGAGCGTCCAGCGCCTGATCGACCTGGGCGTGCTGCACGAGGTCGACGTGCCGCCGGCCGACGGCCGCGTGCTGCCGCCCGACTTCGGCACGTTCGACGGCGACGGCAACGTCCGCACGCCCGACCCGGTCACCGTCGCCGAAGCGCAGAACGGCGCGTTCGACGACCACACCCCCGCCGACCCGCCCGCGACCCTCACCCCGAACCCCGATCTCGGCCCGGTCGCCCACCAGGGCCCGATCCCGATCGGCGAGGTGTCGCAGCGCGTCGACCAGGCGATCCGCAACAGCCAGGTCACCGACTCGGGCGTGGCGCTGCACACCGAGGACCGGCTGCGCGACCTGTCGAGCCGCATCCCGGCCAACGCCGACCACGTCGTCCTGGACATCCACACCGACGGCGACGGCGTCCGCATCGGCGGCACGCACTACACCCGCGCCGAGCTGGTCGAGCTGATCACCCACCACCCCGACCTCGCCGACCGCACGATCATGTTCGTCGGCTGCGACGCGGGCGCGGGTGGCGAGAACAGCCTGGCCGCGCACGTCGCCCGGGAGACGGGCCAGCGCGTGATCGCGCCCGACAACCTGGCCTGGTCGGACCGCGACGGCAACGTCTACAGCAGCTCGCCCGCCGAGTCCGGCGGCCCGAAGCTCCCGCCGGACGGCGGCTGGCACGCGTTCGAACCGGACGGCACGCACGCCCCGGTGGGCGAGAACGGCATGCCGCCCGGCCACGAACCGAGGGGCGACTTCGCGACCGACGGCCAGGAGCACCGCGGCCGCCTCGACATCGAGCCGCAGGTCCAGCAACCGTGGACCGCTCCGGAGACGACGCACGAGCAGCACGTCCGGCTCCGCGACGACCAGTCGTTCTTCCACAGCGGCCAGGACCTGCCCCGCGACACCCGGATCACGGTCCGCGGCGAGGACGGCCAGGTCCGCACCGTCGTGCACGTGGACGCCGACGGCAAGGTCCACGTCGACGCCATCGCGCCCAACACCCGCCTCGGCGACAACCCCGAGGTCCGCCACCCCGCGCCGAACGCGCACTACCGCGTCGAGCTCGGCCACCGGCACGACGTCTTCGTGGCCAACGCCGACGGCACCCGGCAGACGACGCAGGACACGATCAAGATCGGCGACCGGGTCGTCACCGTCGACCGCGCGGTGATCATCGAGCCGGTCCCCGAGCCCGCCGACGGCCGGCAGGTGATCGACCGCGACCACCCGCTCGCACCGCGACCGGACCAGGCGTTCACCGCCCGCACCGACCTCCCGCCGAACACCCGGATGGAGGTCCACGACACCGACGGCACGTACCGCGGCACGGTGCAGACCGACGCCGACGGCAAGCCGAGGTGGGTGGCCGCGCCGGACTACCTGTCCACCGACGTGCGCAACCCCGAGGTCCAGCACACCTCGCAGGGCACGAACTACAACATCGACCGCGGCCCCCTGCACCAGGAGTTCACCACCGACGCGAGCGGCCACCCGCAGCACGCCGTCGAGCGCGTCGAGCCGACCACGACCAGGCAGGAACCGGTCGCCGGCCTCAAGCAGGGCGAGCCGTTCAGCCGGCCCGGCCAGGTGCACGACCCCAGCACCGAGTACCTGGTCACCGACGAGCACGGCCAGCGCCGCGGCCGGTTCCTCACCGACGAGTCGGGCCACGTCGTGTTCGAGGACACCCACTCGGGCCAGCGCAGCCGGGTCAACGCCGAGATCGCCCAGGCCCCGGTGACCGCGCGGGTGACGTCCGACGGCTTCTACGGCCTCGGCAAGGCCCAGAACCCGACGCAGACCTGGCCGACGCCCGCCAACGGCGAGGTCGAGCTGGCCATGCAGCGCACCAAGACCGATGACGGGTACGTCTACTCGGTGCGGGTCGTCAGCGGCGACACCAGCGGCTGGACGCCGGAGCAGCACGCCGCCGTCGCCCGGCCGTTCGGCAACGCCGACCCGTTCGCGGCCCGCGCCGACCTGCCGCCGGACACCCGGTTCGTGCTGGACGACCACAAGAAGCAGGGCTACGGCACGGTCCAGACCGGCCCGGACGGCGCGGCCTCGCACGTGCACACGTTCCGGCCGTTCAGCCCGGACCTGAACAACCCGCTGCCCAACGCGGTGCTGGTCGCCGACAACGACGCGTGGCGCGGTCGCACCAACGGCGACGGCGAGACGGTCGCCACGACCGGTCGGCCGGACCTGAGGTCCGGTGGCGCGATCCGGCGCGACGGCAGCGCGCAGCTCGAGGTCGGCAACCACGGCGAGGTCGACTCGGACGGCAGGAAGCTGTCCGACGGCGGCCACCACCAGGGCAACGAGACCGGCGGGCCCGGTGAGGCGGCCAACCAGTCGAGCCAGCAGCGCGACCAGAACCAGGGCAACGAGCGCCCGGCGTTCGTGACCGCCGAGACGTGGCACCGGATGGAGCGGGACCGCGCGAGGTTCATGAAGTCCGGCGGTACGGTCGAGATGATCGACACGTTCGCCCTGCGCGACCCGCTGCAACGCCACCCGCACACCTACCAGACGCGGTGGCGTGTGACGCTCGCCGACGGCACGACCGGGATCTACGTCAGGAGCTACCCGAATGAGCACAACGCAGCCCTCTGGCCGGCCGACTTCTGA
- a CDS encoding TNT domain-containing protein: MTAPQLDVEDQNAILGSVTTLLVQRLPGDWEQLFVDFRMVGRHLETQVSGLTMYGSSFDWELPPEALPFFVQLRDGMARPGHGTWFTLKFHLVHPDTYSAEFDRDAEPDWTQPPAPQHCAEELELYPRDDDAIPAWLRERAGLGPAHRPVIAAPLFDGPDPRVHDRPAVHPQERDDVLAYLENAPVVLAARSYGPDALDPGATPSVPLSFHTDGTWVWPGGVAHYLRNHHLPPVPQLVQHIRDNGYTVPPVDPEAERAAAAVATGQVEGAPLPEHRPRVITEVDQRALDHLKERLDHFGVAESEYGIVEPKPDAFVIEPVPGPSGWQVQFWDASRGPHGRPRVYEHAVDAAKVLLAELLWRVDLDRTRAAADTGALVLPVADIQPLPDEPPLSLFRDRENVVVPPGTELDRFGAESGNLVYAANTLFGHRSLPPDWLNRRYHVYRVQKPVPALRGVAVPWFGQAGGGTGYFLATSVRDLLADGSLVEVPAATAPRPQPGV, encoded by the coding sequence ATGACCGCGCCGCAGCTGGACGTCGAGGACCAGAACGCGATCCTCGGCTCCGTCACCACCCTGCTGGTGCAGCGCCTGCCCGGCGACTGGGAGCAGCTCTTCGTCGACTTCCGGATGGTGGGCCGCCACCTGGAGACGCAGGTCTCCGGGCTGACGATGTACGGCTCGTCGTTCGACTGGGAGCTGCCGCCGGAGGCGCTGCCGTTCTTCGTGCAGCTGCGCGACGGCATGGCCCGGCCGGGCCACGGCACGTGGTTCACGCTGAAGTTCCACCTGGTGCACCCCGACACGTACTCGGCGGAGTTCGACCGGGACGCCGAGCCGGACTGGACCCAGCCGCCCGCGCCGCAGCACTGCGCCGAGGAGCTGGAGCTCTACCCGCGTGACGACGACGCGATCCCGGCGTGGCTGCGGGAACGGGCGGGTCTGGGCCCGGCGCACCGCCCGGTGATCGCCGCGCCGCTGTTCGACGGGCCGGACCCGCGGGTGCACGACCGGCCCGCCGTGCACCCGCAGGAGCGGGACGACGTGCTGGCCTACCTGGAGAACGCGCCGGTCGTGCTGGCCGCCCGCTCCTACGGCCCGGACGCGCTCGACCCGGGCGCCACGCCGTCCGTGCCGCTGTCCTTCCACACCGACGGCACGTGGGTGTGGCCCGGCGGGGTGGCGCACTACCTGCGCAACCACCACCTGCCGCCCGTGCCGCAGCTCGTGCAGCACATCCGGGACAACGGCTACACCGTGCCGCCGGTCGACCCCGAGGCGGAGCGGGCGGCCGCGGCCGTCGCGACCGGGCAGGTCGAGGGCGCGCCGCTGCCCGAGCACCGGCCGCGCGTGATCACCGAGGTGGACCAGCGCGCGCTCGACCACCTCAAGGAGCGGCTGGACCACTTCGGGGTGGCCGAGTCCGAGTACGGGATCGTGGAGCCGAAGCCGGACGCGTTCGTGATCGAGCCCGTGCCCGGCCCGTCGGGCTGGCAGGTCCAGTTCTGGGACGCGAGCCGCGGCCCGCACGGTCGGCCGCGGGTCTACGAGCACGCGGTGGACGCGGCGAAGGTGCTGCTGGCCGAGCTGCTGTGGCGGGTCGACCTGGACCGGACGCGCGCGGCGGCGGACACGGGCGCGCTGGTGCTGCCGGTCGCGGACATCCAGCCGCTGCCCGACGAGCCGCCCCTGTCGCTGTTCCGCGACCGCGAGAACGTGGTGGTCCCGCCCGGGACCGAGCTGGACCGGTTCGGCGCGGAGTCGGGCAACCTCGTCTACGCGGCCAACACCCTGTTCGGGCACCGGTCGTTGCCACCGGATTGGCTGAACCGCCGCTACCACGTGTACCGGGTGCAGAAGCCGGTGCCCGCGCTCAGGGGCGTCGCGGTGCCGTGGTTCGGGCAGGCGGGCGGCGGCACGGGCTACTTCCTGGCGACCTCGGTGCGGGACCTGCTGGCCGACGGGAGCCTGGTCGAGGTGCCCGCGGCGACCGCACCGCGGCCGCAACCGGGCGTCTAG